One segment of Zhihengliuella halotolerans DNA contains the following:
- a CDS encoding purine-cytosine permease family protein gives MNLYRRLDNYLAAHADNAGPVRGTASAPRLGMIWLAANLVVTTLLTGTLFVPGVSMGTAFAMIVVGTLLGAVVLTLVGNIGTRTGLPTMALTRAPFGTRGSYVPVAANVVVLMGWSWVQAMLAGITVDALIAQTTGFSNPVLFSVLCQLIVVLLAIFGHEGIAKVEPWLAVAMLIVIATIFYTAFTAFAPAEYAAIAPEPELGLTGSVVLDIVVATAISWTVLSADINRMGRSSRANFLGAGLGYSASTIIAMSLGAVALAYVVLGGGDARVFDPTLLVEHFGAPIAIVVFLSVMATNTMVVYGMVTTTVNTVPGSRLKFLPTALVLGAISIVGATWMALLDQFTDFLIMIGSLFVPVFAVMVVDYYLLKRRSYSADILSSRGGRYWYTGGFNPIALGVWALGAAASLVLTYVYPLPIGATLPTFALTFALYLALSWRERGRHDGGGQRHLADAAEEGSTTAEPA, from the coding sequence ATGAACCTCTACCGCCGCCTCGACAATTACCTCGCAGCCCACGCCGACAACGCGGGCCCGGTCCGCGGCACGGCCTCCGCGCCCCGCCTCGGCATGATCTGGCTGGCCGCCAACCTCGTGGTGACCACCCTGCTGACCGGCACTCTGTTCGTGCCGGGGGTGAGCATGGGCACGGCGTTCGCGATGATCGTGGTCGGCACGCTGCTCGGCGCCGTCGTGCTGACCCTCGTCGGCAACATCGGCACGCGCACCGGCCTGCCCACGATGGCGCTGACCCGCGCCCCGTTCGGCACGCGCGGCAGCTACGTTCCGGTCGCGGCCAACGTCGTGGTCCTCATGGGCTGGAGCTGGGTGCAGGCGATGCTCGCCGGGATCACGGTCGATGCGCTGATCGCGCAGACCACCGGGTTCTCCAATCCCGTGCTCTTCTCCGTGCTCTGCCAGCTGATCGTGGTCCTGCTGGCGATCTTCGGGCACGAGGGCATCGCCAAGGTCGAGCCGTGGCTCGCGGTCGCGATGCTGATCGTCATCGCCACGATCTTCTACACCGCCTTCACCGCCTTCGCCCCCGCGGAGTACGCGGCGATCGCCCCGGAGCCCGAGCTCGGCCTGACCGGCTCCGTCGTCCTGGACATCGTCGTGGCGACGGCGATCTCGTGGACGGTCCTCTCCGCCGACATCAACCGCATGGGCCGATCGAGCCGCGCGAACTTCCTGGGCGCCGGCCTCGGCTACTCCGCGTCGACGATCATCGCGATGTCGCTCGGCGCCGTCGCGCTCGCCTACGTCGTGCTCGGCGGCGGCGACGCCCGCGTCTTCGACCCGACCCTGCTCGTCGAGCACTTCGGCGCTCCGATCGCGATCGTCGTCTTCCTCTCCGTCATGGCCACCAACACGATGGTCGTCTACGGCATGGTCACCACCACCGTGAACACCGTCCCGGGCAGCCGGCTGAAGTTCCTGCCGACCGCCCTCGTGCTCGGCGCGATCTCCATCGTCGGCGCGACGTGGATGGCCCTCCTGGACCAGTTCACGGACTTCCTGATCATGATCGGCTCACTGTTCGTGCCCGTCTTCGCGGTCATGGTCGTGGACTACTACCTGCTCAAGCGCCGCTCCTACAGCGCCGACATCCTCTCCTCGCGCGGCGGCCGCTACTGGTACACCGGCGGCTTCAATCCCATCGCGCTCGGCGTCTGGGCGCTCGGGGCGGCCGCTTCGCTCGTGCTCACGTACGTCTACCCGCTGCCAATCGGCGCGACGCTGCCGACCTTCGCGCTCACGTTCGCGCTGTATCTGGCGCTCTCATGGCGCGAGCGCGGCCGGCACGACGGCGGCGGCCAGCGCCACCTCGCCGACGCGGCAGAAGAAGGCAGTACGACGGCGGAGCCCGCCTGA
- a CDS encoding rhodanese-like domain-containing protein has translation MTQVLELSPSELAEQRDRGEDVVVLDVRSAAEFETVHIPGSVNVPLPLLGADPSRVAERLGERRVVLTCQAGPRAHQARERLAAEGVEAGVLAGGVSAYAPGREVVRGAERWAMDRQVRFTAGALVLTGLAAGRFVSPKLRLLAGGVAGALAGTALANICPMADLLGRMPWNRAAVEPTLESALERI, from the coding sequence ATGACCCAGGTGCTAGAACTCTCCCCCTCCGAACTGGCCGAACAGCGTGACCGCGGCGAGGACGTCGTCGTGCTGGACGTGCGCTCGGCCGCCGAATTCGAGACCGTGCACATCCCCGGCTCCGTGAACGTTCCGCTGCCGTTGCTCGGCGCGGACCCGTCCCGTGTGGCGGAGCGGCTGGGCGAGCGCCGCGTGGTCCTGACCTGCCAGGCAGGCCCGCGGGCCCACCAGGCGCGCGAACGGCTCGCGGCGGAGGGTGTCGAGGCGGGTGTGCTCGCCGGCGGCGTGAGCGCCTATGCCCCCGGCCGCGAGGTCGTGCGCGGCGCCGAGCGCTGGGCCATGGACCGGCAGGTGCGGTTCACGGCCGGCGCGCTCGTGCTGACCGGACTCGCAGCGGGCCGGTTCGTCTCGCCGAAGCTGCGGCTGCTCGCCGGCGGCGTGGCCGGCGCGCTCGCGGGAACCGCGCTAGCGAACATCTGCCCCATGGCGGACCTGCTGGGGCGCATGCCGTGGAACCGCGCCGCCGTCGAACCGACGCTCGAAAGCGCTCTCGAGCGCATCTGA
- a CDS encoding proline dehydrogenase family protein gives MTTNSLPEADAQQVRPQDLANEAIALVRRWLTEASTFPVDPAAQRLAGVLKDPNGLGFSVGFVDGVVRPEGNRAAARKLAELTEITPDFLPWYQKSALKVAAQVAPVVPDIVVPIARRVLRQMVSHLIVDATDRKLGPAINKIRREGTRLNVNLLGEAILGEREAERRVNGTARLLARDDVDYVSIKVSSTVAPHNHWAFDSAVLDIVEKLAPLYRQAASYSPAKFINLDMEEYKDLELTMAVFGRLLEREEFKRLPAGIVLQAYLPDALGAMQRLQAWSAARVADGGAPIKVRLVKGANLPMEIMEADVHDWPVATWDSKQESDASYKAVLDYALTPEHVKNVRIGVAGHNLFDLALAHLLAKARGIDVHSDAAPLEFEMLLGMATGQAEAVRRDVGSLLLYTPVVHPGEFDVAIAYLIRRLEEGASQENFMSAVFELDKNEALFEREKNRFLASLADLDGEHFAEGAVPSSKRTQDRSLENHVYDDEAAAAFESGFTNTPDTDPDLPGNRVWGADILERAQESKLGYDLIAEHTLETEEQVEAAVETAVNAASSWAELSGAERARVLDRVGVKLANHRAELLEVMASECGKTIDQGDPEVSEAIDFAHYYGKLARELDEVSGAQYQPSKLIVVTPPWNFPVAIPCGGVLSALASGSSVIIKPAKQAARSGSVMVHAVWEALDEAGISRDVLQLVQLSERDLGTQLVSHPKVDRLILTGGYETAELFRSFRKDLPLLAETSGKNAIIVTESADLDLAAKDVAYSAFAHAGQKCSAASLVILVGSVATSQRFRNQLVDAVGSMQVGYPWESQTQMGPIISPAEGKLKRGLTQLAEGERWIFEPQPLDDSGKLWSPGVRVGVRPGSEYHLTEYFGPILGVMTADTLEEAVEYVNATDFGLTSGLHSLEVEELEYWLEHVDAGNLYINRGITGAIVERQAFGGWKKSAVGATTKAGGPNYLVGLGEWTDVPLESMAAPVVGAPAALLDAARDVLSEDSATWLANALADDADQWASEFGATRDPSGLKAERNLFRYRPVPVTVRLGGDPSDRLVAELFRVVGAGLTVWQGNGFPAPDARVTVSVEAVSDEVLAILRDSGVLVVEENNEDWELRLAQLGAAEGPHASSRIRLIAEDLAGATRAAYEAAEGAPIVAIYSHPVVSAGRVELLPFVHEQAVSITTHRFGTPDHLSDDII, from the coding sequence CTGAAGGTCGCGGCACAGGTCGCCCCGGTCGTTCCGGACATCGTTGTCCCGATCGCCCGCCGCGTGCTGCGCCAGATGGTCTCGCACCTGATCGTGGACGCCACCGACCGCAAGCTCGGCCCGGCCATCAACAAGATCCGCCGCGAGGGCACGCGCCTGAACGTCAACCTCCTCGGCGAAGCCATTCTGGGTGAGCGCGAGGCCGAGCGCCGCGTCAACGGCACCGCCAGGCTTCTGGCGCGCGACGACGTCGACTACGTCTCCATCAAGGTCTCCTCGACCGTCGCGCCGCACAACCACTGGGCGTTCGATTCCGCCGTGCTGGACATCGTCGAGAAGCTCGCCCCGCTCTACCGCCAGGCCGCGAGCTACAGCCCCGCCAAGTTCATCAACCTGGACATGGAGGAGTACAAGGACCTCGAGCTGACCATGGCCGTCTTCGGCCGCCTGCTCGAGCGCGAAGAGTTCAAGCGCCTGCCCGCGGGCATCGTGCTGCAGGCCTACCTGCCGGACGCCCTCGGCGCGATGCAGCGCCTGCAGGCCTGGTCCGCGGCCCGCGTGGCCGACGGCGGCGCCCCCATCAAGGTCCGCCTCGTCAAGGGCGCGAACCTGCCGATGGAGATCATGGAAGCCGACGTGCACGACTGGCCCGTGGCCACGTGGGACTCGAAGCAGGAGTCCGACGCCTCCTACAAGGCCGTCCTGGACTACGCGCTGACCCCCGAGCACGTGAAGAACGTGCGCATCGGCGTTGCCGGCCACAACCTCTTCGACCTGGCGCTGGCGCACCTGCTGGCCAAGGCCCGCGGCATCGACGTGCACTCCGACGCCGCCCCGCTCGAGTTCGAGATGCTCCTGGGCATGGCCACGGGCCAGGCCGAGGCCGTCCGCCGCGACGTCGGCAGCCTGCTGCTCTACACCCCGGTGGTCCACCCGGGCGAGTTCGACGTCGCGATCGCCTACCTGATCCGCCGCCTCGAGGAGGGGGCGAGCCAGGAGAACTTCATGTCGGCCGTGTTCGAGCTCGACAAGAACGAGGCCCTGTTCGAGCGCGAGAAGAACCGCTTCCTCGCATCGTTGGCCGACCTCGACGGCGAGCACTTCGCCGAGGGTGCCGTGCCGTCGTCGAAGCGCACGCAGGACCGCTCCCTCGAGAACCACGTGTACGACGACGAGGCGGCCGCCGCCTTCGAGTCCGGCTTCACCAACACCCCGGACACCGACCCGGACCTGCCGGGCAACCGGGTGTGGGGCGCGGACATCCTGGAGCGCGCGCAGGAGTCGAAGCTGGGCTACGACCTCATCGCCGAGCACACGCTGGAGACTGAAGAGCAGGTCGAGGCCGCCGTCGAGACGGCCGTGAACGCTGCCTCGTCGTGGGCCGAGCTCTCCGGTGCCGAGCGCGCCCGGGTCCTGGACCGCGTGGGCGTCAAGCTCGCCAACCACCGCGCCGAGCTGCTCGAGGTCATGGCCTCCGAGTGCGGCAAGACCATCGACCAGGGCGATCCCGAGGTCTCCGAGGCGATCGACTTCGCGCACTACTACGGCAAGCTCGCCCGCGAGCTCGACGAGGTCTCCGGCGCTCAGTACCAGCCGAGCAAGCTGATCGTCGTGACCCCGCCGTGGAACTTCCCGGTGGCGATCCCGTGCGGCGGCGTGCTCTCCGCGCTGGCCTCCGGCTCGTCCGTCATCATCAAGCCGGCCAAGCAGGCCGCGCGCTCCGGCTCCGTCATGGTGCACGCCGTGTGGGAGGCCCTGGACGAGGCCGGCATCAGCCGGGACGTGCTCCAGCTCGTGCAGCTCAGCGAGCGCGACCTCGGCACCCAGCTCGTCAGCCACCCGAAGGTCGACCGCCTGATCCTCACCGGCGGGTACGAGACCGCCGAGTTGTTCCGCAGCTTCCGCAAGGATCTGCCGCTGCTCGCCGAGACCAGCGGCAAGAACGCGATCATCGTCACCGAGTCCGCCGACCTGGACCTCGCCGCCAAGGACGTCGCCTACTCGGCGTTCGCCCACGCCGGCCAGAAGTGCTCGGCCGCCTCGCTCGTGATCCTCGTCGGGTCGGTGGCGACGAGCCAGCGCTTCCGCAACCAGCTCGTCGACGCCGTCGGCTCCATGCAGGTCGGCTACCCGTGGGAGTCCCAGACCCAGATGGGGCCGATCATCAGCCCGGCCGAGGGCAAGCTCAAGCGTGGCCTGACCCAGCTGGCCGAGGGCGAGCGGTGGATCTTCGAGCCGCAGCCGCTCGACGATTCCGGCAAGCTCTGGAGCCCCGGCGTGCGTGTCGGCGTGCGCCCGGGCAGCGAGTACCACCTGACGGAGTACTTCGGCCCGATCCTCGGCGTCATGACCGCCGACACCCTCGAGGAGGCCGTGGAGTACGTCAACGCGACCGACTTCGGCCTGACCTCCGGGCTGCACTCGCTCGAAGTGGAGGAGCTGGAGTACTGGCTCGAGCACGTCGACGCCGGCAACCTCTACATCAACCGTGGCATCACCGGCGCGATCGTCGAGCGCCAGGCGTTCGGCGGCTGGAAGAAGTCGGCCGTAGGCGCGACGACGAAGGCCGGCGGCCCGAACTACCTCGTGGGCCTCGGCGAGTGGACGGACGTTCCGCTCGAGTCCATGGCGGCCCCCGTCGTCGGGGCTCCCGCCGCGCTGCTCGACGCCGCCCGCGACGTCCTGAGCGAGGACTCGGCGACGTGGCTGGCCAACGCCCTGGCCGACGATGCGGACCAGTGGGCCTCCGAGTTCGGGGCCACCCGTGATCCGTCCGGGCTGAAGGCCGAGCGCAACCTGTTCCGCTACCGCCCGGTCCCGGTCACGGTCCGACTCGGCGGCGATCCGAGCGACCGACTGGTCGCCGAGCTGTTCCGCGTGGTCGGCGCTGGTCTCACGGTGTGGCAGGGCAACGGCTTCCCCGCCCCCGACGCCCGCGTGACCGTCTCGGTCGAGGCCGTCTCCGATGAGGTCCTGGCGATCCTGCGCGACTCCGGCGTGCTGGTGGTCGAGGAGAACAACGAGGACTGGGAGCTGCGCCTGGCCCAGCTCGGTGCGGCCGAGGGCCCGCACGCCTCCAGCCGCATCCGCCTCATCGCCGAGGACCTCGCCGGCGCCACCCGCGCCGCCTACGAGGCCGCGGAGGGCGCGCCGATCGTCGCGATCTACTCGCACCCGGTGGTCTCCGCCGGTCGCGTGGAGCTGCTGCCGTTCGTGCACGAGCAGGCGGTGTCGATCACGACGCACCGCTTCGGTACACCGGACCACCTCAGCGACGACATCATCTAG